The following are encoded together in the Zingiber officinale cultivar Zhangliang chromosome 8A, Zo_v1.1, whole genome shotgun sequence genome:
- the LOC122008086 gene encoding BTB/POZ domain-containing protein At2g13690-like, producing the protein MADRGEQGSVSAGRRGPILRRTWCCSFSSSPRSPEHLRRSRSSPSGDLRPSLKPRHKPRNAGSFHSSPSPSSKLGLGIIDPRRILSPGRVSPIDSEAPLGPLPVIADSTSFSTVAAESEPESPDPPPKERPLVPDMMDTNPRSWVRQKSSDMRLYLKGKDEKCFLLELDSRVLCESSPFFAAMIVGSSLEVSDTQSTKIEVTGIEDVDAFKETIELMYAKDATSWLVKAGVSRAIDILEVCTTIMFDRGIRFCLSYIEAVPWTEAEEEKLKRLFTRCKFDEAVRREVLSRLDPQDCNYSGDLALRLIQSVTNATNSSARKEMTSLVNSILSKSSIYQKDSVGLNKDNLYDICLSCLDSLVNLFEDALNSIPIDQTITRKETKPLIERVSRQVENLNWLLEILIDKEMAEEFVSLWANQEKLVSLHERASPMVRYELSRISASVFIALGRRRLQCPAGIRFSILRSWFKPMLLDFGWLQRCSKGLDMRILEESLGQVILTLTLKQQQVLFEEWFRCFARHGNECPDLSKAFQVWWRRSFVRTSEATR; encoded by the exons ATGGCGGATCGCGGAGAGCAGGGATCAGTCTCCGCCGGACGCCGTGGCCCCATCCTCCGCCGGACATGGTGCTGCTCTTTCTCTTCCTCACCCCGCAGTCCCGAACACCTCCGGCGGTCCCGATCCTCCCCCAGTGGCGACCTGCGCCCCTCCTTGAAGCCCCGACACAAACCTCGCAACGCGGGTTCCTTCCACAGCTCCCCTTCCCCCAGCAGCAAGCTCGGACTCGGCATCATTGACCCTCGCCGCATCCTCTCGCCCGGAAGGGTCTCTCCCATTGACTCCGAAGCCCCCCTTGGCCCCCTTCCGGTGATTGCGGACTCCACATCTTTCTCCACGGTGGCCGCTGAGTCGGAGCCTGAATCTCCAGATCCGCCGCCAAAAGAGCGGCCTTTGGTTCCAGATATGATGGATACAAACCCTCGGAGTTGGGTAAGACAGAAATCTTCTGACATGAGGCTTTACTTGAAAGGCAAAGATGAAAAATGCTTTCTTCTGGAGCTGGATTCGAGGGTTCTGTGCGAAAGCAGCCCTTTTTTTGCAGCTATGATCGTGGGCTCTAGTCTGGAAGTCTCGGATACTCAGTCTACGAAGATTGAGGTTACTGGTATAGAGGATGTGGATGCATTTAAGGAGACAATTGAGCTGATGTATGCCAAGGATGCTACAAGTTGGCTCGTGAAGGCAGGGGTCTCCCGAGCAATTGATATTTTAGAG GTATGCACAACAATTATGTTTGACAGAGGTATCAGGTTCTGTCTCAGTTATATTGAGGCTGTTCCATGGACTGAAGCTGAGGAAGAGAAGTTGAAGAGGTTGTTCACAAGGTGTAAATTTGATGAGGCAGTGCGCCGAGAAGTATTATCCCGATTGGATCCACAAGATTGCAACTACTCAGGTGATCTTGCACTACGGCTGATTCAATCCGTCACAAATGCAACAAACAGTAGTGCAAGAAAGGAGATGACGTCTTTAGTGAATAGCATTCTGTCAAAGAGCTCAATTTACCAAAAGGACTCTGTGGGGCTTAACAAGGACAACCTATATGATATTTGCCTTTCCTGTTTAGATTCCTTGGTGAATCTCTTTGAAGATGCCTTAAACTCAATTCCTATCGATCAAACTATAACCAGGAAAGAAACCAAGCCTCTGATCGAAAGGGTCTCTAGGCAAGTTGAAAATCTGAATTGGCTGCTAGAAATTCTGATAGACAAGGAGATGGCAGAAGAGTTTGTGAGTTTATGGGCCAACCAAGAGAAACTAGTCAGTTTACATGAGCGAGCTTCACCCATGGTGAGATACGAACTCAGTCGGATATCAGCAAGTGTGTTCATTGCACTCGGCAGGAGGAGGTTGCAATGTCCAGCTGGGATCAGATTCAGCATTCTCCGATCATGGTTTAAACCTATGCTACTTGATTTCGGCTGGCTACAACGTTGCTCGAAAGGGCTGGATATGAGGATTCTGGAGGAAAGCCTAGGCCAAGTTATTCTTACACTGACGCTGAAGCAGCAGCAGGTTTTATTTGAGGAATGGTTCCGCTGCTTTGCCAGGCATGGCAATGAATGTCCAGATTTGAGCAAGGCTTTTCAGGTATGGTGGCGAAGATCATTTGTAAGAACCTCAGAAGCGACGAGATGA